A window of Pseudomonadota bacterium contains these coding sequences:
- a CDS encoding MoaD/ThiS family protein produces the protein MKIKVKLFATLSQYLPSGASGNQVEMAIQEGTSTQRMIDQFNLPPRLAHLVLVNGTFIPPEERTRKLLEEGDELAIWPPIAGG, from the coding sequence ATGAAGATTAAAGTAAAGCTCTTTGCCACCCTGTCGCAATACCTGCCTTCGGGCGCCTCCGGTAACCAGGTGGAAATGGCCATACAGGAGGGAACCAGCACCCAACGCATGATCGATCAGTTCAATCTGCCACCTCGACTCGCGCATCTGGTACTCGTCAACGGCACCTTCATCCCCCCTGAAGAACGCACTCGGAAATTGCTGGAGGAGGGCGATGAATTGGCCATTTGGCCGCCGATCGCCGGCGGGTAG
- a CDS encoding DUF3330 domain-containing protein, which produces MKSDMNKQTEQPSPTCHSCQTEINPSEMLTQEVVDYLLHFCGYACYAEWRASGNPDSQDHH; this is translated from the coding sequence ATGAAAAGCGACATGAACAAGCAAACCGAGCAACCTTCACCAACTTGTCACTCGTGCCAGACAGAAATCAATCCTTCCGAGATGCTCACCCAGGAAGTCGTCGATTACCTGCTGCATTTCTGCGGTTACGCGTGCTACGCGGAGTGGCGCGCATCCGGCAACCCTGACTCACAGGATCACCATTAA
- a CDS encoding 4Fe-4S dicluster domain-containing protein, giving the protein MLRSLHIEPSKCTSCLQCEMACSLENEGVINPARSRIRVFQFHADGKFVPYTCTQCAEAWCMQACPVDAISNNLSTGAKEVNVARCVGCKVCTIACPFGTINYQAHSGKVIKCDLCGGDPACVKACPTGAITYIDADTTGLDRMRAWAAKTGAQPAAAQA; this is encoded by the coding sequence ATGCTTAGGTCCCTTCATATCGAACCGTCCAAGTGCACCAGTTGCCTGCAGTGCGAGATGGCCTGTTCTCTGGAGAACGAGGGGGTTATCAACCCCGCCCGATCGCGTATTCGTGTATTTCAGTTCCACGCCGACGGTAAGTTCGTCCCCTACACCTGCACCCAATGCGCCGAAGCGTGGTGCATGCAGGCATGTCCCGTCGATGCCATCAGCAACAACCTCTCAACGGGCGCCAAGGAGGTCAACGTGGCCCGCTGTGTGGGTTGCAAAGTCTGCACCATCGCCTGTCCGTTTGGCACCATCAACTACCAGGCTCACTCCGGCAAGGTCATCAAGTGCGATCTGTGCGGCGGGGATCCGGCTTGCGTGAAAGCCTGTCCCACCGGTGCGATCACCTATATCGATGCTGACACCACCGGACTCGACCGCATGCGCGCCTGGGCTGCCAAGACCGGTGCCCAACCCGCAGCAGCTCAAGCCTGA
- a CDS encoding LysR family transcriptional regulator, producing MDIEFARTFLKVVDTGSFVRAAKTLHITQAAVSRRISSLESYLGCELFVRNKAGATMTAAGRRFLRYAANMVQTLERARHEVGVAQAFEGSLAVGGRFGLWEGLLLKWLNALSVEIPDVQIRAHIGFEEGLMQELVDGSLDIGVMYTPQSRPALKVERLFEEELILVTSTEEECHTPNPDRYVHVDWGPEFLAQISGGLPQLSSPRVIVGIGWLGLQRILTDGGSGYFPHRLVRELIEQGRVFPVSHAPSFQQPVYVVYPSSSNNPLIAPAVGRLHQVAATVMSHS from the coding sequence ATGGACATTGAATTTGCGCGCACCTTTCTCAAGGTGGTCGATACCGGCAGTTTCGTTCGTGCGGCCAAAACCTTGCATATTACGCAAGCGGCCGTGAGCAGAAGAATCAGCTCGTTGGAGAGCTATCTGGGCTGTGAGCTTTTCGTGCGCAACAAAGCGGGGGCGACCATGACCGCCGCGGGGCGACGTTTCCTGCGCTACGCCGCCAATATGGTGCAGACGCTGGAGCGTGCCCGTCACGAAGTGGGCGTAGCTCAAGCCTTCGAGGGATCGCTGGCCGTGGGGGGACGCTTCGGATTGTGGGAGGGTCTGCTGCTCAAGTGGCTGAATGCCCTCAGTGTGGAGATCCCCGATGTGCAAATCAGGGCGCACATCGGCTTTGAAGAGGGACTGATGCAGGAACTCGTCGATGGCAGTCTGGATATCGGCGTCATGTACACACCGCAGAGCCGACCAGCCCTGAAAGTCGAACGCCTGTTCGAAGAGGAACTCATTCTGGTGACGAGCACTGAAGAGGAGTGCCACACGCCCAATCCCGATCGCTATGTCCACGTCGACTGGGGGCCTGAGTTTCTGGCACAGATCAGCGGCGGCCTGCCCCAACTGAGCAGTCCGCGCGTGATTGTGGGGATCGGCTGGCTGGGGCTGCAGCGTATCCTGACGGATGGCGGCTCGGGCTATTTTCCACACCGTCTGGTGCGGGAGCTGATCGAACAGGGGCGGGTGTTTCCTGTATCGCACGCTCCGAGTTTCCAGCAGCCCGTCTACGTGGTGTATCCGAGTTCGTCGAACAATCCCCTGATAGCGCCGGCAGTGGGCAGGTTACACCAGGTGGCAGCGACGGTGATGAGTCACTCCTAG
- a CDS encoding succinate dehydrogenase iron-sulfur subunit, which yields MRFSIYRFNPETDTAPHMQDYELEVGPEMMVREALIRIKADDETLSFRHSCGEGVCGSDALNINGRNLLACITPVVSLKEPVQIRPLPLLPVIRDLVVDMEPFFHQYRMARPYLINTTAPPEKERLQSPQERERLDGLYECILCAACSTFCPSWWWNPDKYRGPAALLQTWRFLTDSRDQATDARLDELEGPYKLFRCRTIMHCTDVCPKGLNPAQAIGHIRALMVRQSV from the coding sequence ATGCGCTTTTCCATTTATCGCTTTAACCCCGAAACCGATACCGCTCCCCACATGCAGGACTACGAGCTGGAGGTCGGGCCGGAGATGATGGTCCGGGAGGCACTGATCCGGATCAAGGCCGACGATGAAACGCTCAGTTTCCGCCACTCCTGCGGCGAGGGCGTCTGCGGATCGGATGCGCTGAATATCAATGGCCGCAACCTGCTGGCCTGCATCACGCCGGTGGTGTCCCTCAAAGAGCCGGTGCAGATCCGTCCGTTGCCGCTGCTGCCCGTGATCAGGGATCTGGTGGTCGACATGGAGCCCTTCTTCCACCAATACCGTATGGCGCGCCCCTACCTCATCAACACTACTGCACCACCCGAGAAGGAACGGCTCCAATCCCCGCAGGAGCGCGAACGCCTGGACGGGCTCTACGAATGCATCCTCTGCGCGGCCTGCTCTACGTTCTGCCCCTCATGGTGGTGGAATCCGGACAAGTACCGCGGGCCGGCCGCGTTGCTGCAAACCTGGCGCTTTCTCACCGACAGTCGTGATCAGGCAACCGACGCACGCCTGGATGAATTGGAAGGGCCGTACAAGCTCTTTCGGTGCCGCACCATCATGCACTGCACCGATGTTTGCCCCAAGGGGCTCAATCCTGCCCAGGCCATCGGCCACATCCGCGCGTTGATGGTCCGCCAGAGCGTATAA